The proteins below are encoded in one region of Parus major isolate Abel chromosome 7, Parus_major1.1, whole genome shotgun sequence:
- the LOC107207553 gene encoding TGF-beta receptor type-2-like: protein MGSWRRPGLLALLLLSLSCGASARRSLKTNLCKWCDSTAPACEEKVCYSNCNLNSYCEDPYEICVAIWRQDNESIRISTLCHNPHRPIENLMVPNYNTSRCIMSHQPSEDGVIYVCGCVDEQECNDKLIFENHTNGYSMLQSKEVIPVAAISLLPPLLVAVMITVIFYLCRTQKRRKRAKVWGGKQGQPPALPEPGKATEREEKLSVLMDEGSAGTSPGCASSRPAELLPIELDEMVGKGQFAEVWRAKLSHSRSGQYETVAVKIFPCEEYSSWKNESQIFTDTSLRHDSVLQFLTAEDRGTGPRREYWLITAYHSRGNLKDYLSRHVLSWMELQKMAGSLVSGVAHLHSDYTACGRPKIPIAHRDIKSTNVLVKNEQECVLCDFGIAIRLDPSLTVDDFANSGQVGTARYMAPEVLESRVNLEDLESFKQMDVYSMALVLWEMASRCEVVGEVKNYELPFGSKVQEQPCVDTMRDIVLHGRGRPEIPSSWLVHQGMRFLCDTITECWDHDPEARLTAHCVAERFNLMAQMDCDDILNNNMDNEASKTASPGGEHQDSDGSRNIQ from the exons ATGGGGTCCTGGAGGAGACCGGGTCTGCttgccttgctgctgctctccttgt cctgCGGTGCCAGTGCCCGCCGCAGCCTCAAGACCAACCTGTGCAAGTGGTGTGactccacagctccagcctgcgAGGAGAAGGTGTGCTACAGCAACTGCAACCTCAACTCCTACTGCGAGGACCCCTACGAGATCTGCGTGGCAATATG GAGACAGGACAACGAGAGCATCAGGATCAGCACGCTGTGCCACAACCCCCACCGCCCCATCGAAAACCTCATGGTCCCCAACTACAACACCTCGCGCTGCATCATGAGCCACCAGCCCAGCGAGGACGGGGTCATCTACGTCTGTGGCTGTGTGGATGAGCAGGAGTGCAACGACAAACTCATCTTTGAAAACCACACCAATG GCTACTCCATGCTGCAGAGCAAAGAGGTGATCCCCGTGGCTGCCATCAGCCTCCTGCCCCCGCTGCTGGTGGCGGTGATGATCACGGTGATATTTTACCTTTGCCGCACGCAGAAGCGACGCAAGAGAGCCAAGGTGTGGGGTGGGAAACAGGGCCAGCCCCCGGCGCTGCCGGAGCCGGGGAAGGCGACCGAGCGGGAGGAGAAGTTGTCCGTGCTGATGGATGAGGGCTCAGCCGGCACCAGCCCCGGCTGCGCCAGCAGCCGCCCCGCTGAGCTGCTCCCCATCGAGCTGGACGAGATGGTGGGCAAAGGGCAGTTCGCGGAGGTGTGGAGGGCCAAGCTGAGCCACAGCCGCTCGGGGCAGTACGAGACCGTGGCCGTGAAGATCTTCCCCTGCGAGGAATACTCCTCCTGGAAGAACGAGAGCCAGATCTTCACCGACACCAGCCTCAGGCACGACAGCGTCCTGCAGTTCCTCACTGCCGAGGACCGGGGCACGGGGCCCCGCCGGGAGTACTGGCTCATCACCGCCTACCACAGCCGGGGCAACCTCAAGGACTACCTCTCCCGCCACGTGCTGAGCTggatggagctgcagaagaTGGCTGGGTCCCTGGTGAGCGGGGTGGCCCATCTTCACAGCGACTACACTGCCTGCGGCCGCCCGAAAATCCCCATCGCCCACCGCGACATCAAGAGCACAAACGTACTGGTGAAGAACGAGCAGGAGTGTGTGCTCTGCGACTTCGGCATCGCCATACGCCTCGACCCCTCCCTGACAGTAGATGACTTTGCCAACAGCGGGCAG GTGGGCACCGCCAGGTACATGGCCCCAGAGGTCCTGGAGTCCAGAGTGAACCTGGAAGACCTGGAATCTTTCAAGCAGATGGATGTCTACTCTATGGCCCTCGTTTTGTGGGAAATGGCCTCCAGATGTGAAGTGGTAGGAG AGGTAAAGAATTATGAGCTGCCTTTTGGGTCAAAAGTCCAGGAGCAGCCTTGTGTGGACACCATGAGGGACATCGTGCTGCATGGCAGAGGCCGGCCCGAGATCCCAAGCAGCTGGCTGGTGCACCAG GGAATGCGTTTCCTGTGCGACACCATCACGGAGTGCTGGGACCACGACCCTGAGGCTCGGCTCACTGCCCACTGCGTGGCTGAGCGCTTCAACCTGATGGCACAGATGGATTGCGATGACATCCTCAACAACAACATGGACAATGAGGCCAGCAAAACAGCTTCTCCAGGTGGGGAGCACCAGGACAGTGATGGGAGCAGAAACATTCAGTGA